One part of the Sphingobium yanoikuyae genome encodes these proteins:
- a CDS encoding M23 family metallopeptidase — translation MTRRLAALLVLTALPLAPAILRAAPAMVAGPDFILSGPAIQGGTLLGTAPAGTVALHFGDQLVPVDADGRFLIAFDRDAPPPARLSARLSNGRVIDRALTVAPREWRLERINAPLRPTKSSEAFLALRKPELEQIAAARDKVTDAQGWRQTFIWPRLGRISGLFGSQRIYQGQPGAYHGGVDVAGATGEPVVAPADGVVILAADHPFTLEGNLLMIDHGHGLNSAFLHLSRIDVKPGDHVAQGQRIGAIGATGRATGPHLHWGMKWNDARIDPLLLAGPMPQPR, via the coding sequence ATGACCCGCCGGCTCGCCGCTTTGCTGGTCCTCACCGCGCTGCCGCTTGCCCCGGCGATACTGCGCGCAGCGCCGGCTATGGTGGCTGGACCCGATTTCATCCTGTCCGGCCCGGCGATCCAGGGCGGCACTTTGCTCGGCACCGCGCCGGCCGGCACGGTCGCGCTGCATTTCGGCGACCAACTGGTGCCGGTCGATGCCGATGGCCGCTTCCTGATCGCCTTCGATCGGGATGCGCCGCCACCGGCCAGGCTCAGCGCACGGCTGTCGAATGGTCGGGTCATCGATCGCGCGCTGACCGTCGCGCCGCGCGAATGGCGGCTGGAACGGATCAACGCGCCGCTGCGGCCGACCAAAAGCAGCGAGGCCTTCCTTGCCCTGCGCAAGCCCGAACTGGAGCAGATCGCAGCCGCGCGCGACAAGGTGACGGACGCGCAGGGCTGGCGCCAGACTTTCATCTGGCCGCGCCTGGGTCGGATTTCCGGCCTGTTCGGGTCGCAGCGCATCTATCAGGGGCAGCCGGGCGCCTATCATGGCGGCGTCGATGTCGCGGGCGCGACTGGCGAGCCGGTGGTGGCGCCGGCGGACGGGGTGGTGATCCTGGCCGCCGATCACCCCTTCACGCTGGAGGGCAATCTGCTGATGATCGACCATGGCCATGGCCTCAACAGCGCCTTCCTGCATCTGTCGCGGATCGACGTGAAGCCCGGCGACCATGTGGCACAGGGGCAACGCATCGGCGCGATCGGCGCCACCGGTCGCGCCACCGGCCCCCATCTTCACTGGGGCATGAAATGGAACGATGCGCGCATCGACCCGCTGCTGCTCGCCGGGCCGATGCCGCAACCGCGATAG